A single window of Venturia canescens isolate UGA chromosome 3, ASM1945775v1, whole genome shotgun sequence DNA harbors:
- the Oatp33Eb gene encoding solute carrier organic anion transporter family member 2B1, with protein sequence MAIGPREVVRSEVEGGLSGPANPIPSESLDCGCRQFPCPKLAKFATRRLFVGLLCWIGIVQGAAQAYLYVTSPTIARRFQLDPLLMEWILIVAELTPFFAGFLVAYWGDRIHRAAWIGALVLIQSAGFLILLTPHFAHNMRVIEEPENATHMSIYADENPELCSSGSARLVIKESQLRYVVLAHLVGVQIFIGMANVAYYALGISYLDDNTRKGRIEALIGLVIAVKMMGLLAGYGLAWGCLKLDSENLQFIVTYQEEIGAWWLGWPILAFLLILPGIFMSWLPRRLPSEVVEQAAASILDLAGRASPQSSIETSEFQKVGETGYCPSLFRLFSNRILICSVVAAIFCCTALINFAANENIILESRYHVPRPTGMLLGFGDPLRSRIITDLLKPIIIGLVIIISGIVISKVRPRARTLTIYNIVTCILAATIIFSLVYATCEKPSFPEERRGSIFLLQYCNQYCGCSKDADFRPICNTKSTITYYSPCHAGCKTVQIVDNVKVYGGCSCVEESIAKEGPCGTNACQIGWLVFEIATTIAYCLVASSIVGNLLIVLRSVYTQDKALAIGFWMTFVSFFVYVPGKLAYQKIASMTCKHWGRGSVCHLHEDDNLGNYVCYLTSFLLVLAAAFQIVLWCFCRKLRLYGNSISELPRETELGPVERNQAVPLLVENAVAPSLNTNNNAPSVVDQEIVIGTSVLDLRERRLDEEPQQQPQQLKYGPLGPGDRRTNGAVSKSQSLESTKNKFRNEDTDDELDSSSDEEGGTKGKMAGSSPQIAYKPLELDSDVESDLSSIGPRSRRRVASSVSEDLDKDFQVNGSSSINKRQFPNPDDYESPARRRPSPFGRGANQQNGKSLDDLEATNTQGGFSRTNSFEFAKNKANKNESLRSHTGDFNEVGIPVMTPLVAASILTTSASPGAALAHQEVKVLLPRHQKQASQERLETIRSLLESVDETRRHHLENDTLREEENENYPDVPPPIRGRPPSRDQASSGFGSSTDLGEKSEIFLPMPDRVLGKPTPDTSRTHSPRRGPPKGGPLSTAL encoded by the exons ATGGCTATAGGGCCTCGGGAGGTCGTGAGATCGGAGGTCGAAGGTGGCCTTTCCGGTCCGGCGAATCCGATTCCCAGTGAATCCTTGGATTGCGGTTGCAGACAATTTCCATGCCCGAAATTGGCTAAATTCGCGACTCGAAGGCTCTTTGTTGGTCTTCTTTGCTGGATCGGAATTGTACAGGGAGCTGCACAAGCATACTTGTATGTGACCAGTCCGACGATCGCACGAAGATTCCAACTCGATCCACTGTTGATGG AATGGATCCTTATCGTTGCTGAATTAACGCCTTTCTTCGCGGGATTTCTGGTGGCTTATTGGGGTGACAGAATACACAGAGCAGCATGGATCGGAGCGCTGGTGCTGATCCAAAGCGCTGGTTTTCTTATTCTCCTCACTCCTCACTTTGCCCACAACATGAGGGTTATCGAAGAGCCGGAGAACGCCACGCACATGTCTATTTATGCCG ACGAAAATCCAGAATTGTGTTCATCCGGATCGGCCAGGCTTGTTATCAAGGAGAGTCAACTCCGCTACGTCGTTTTGGCTCATCTTGTTGGCGTTCAAATATTCATTGGAATGGCCAACGTCGCGTATTATGCTTTAGGCATTTCTTATCTCGATGACAATACGAGAAAAGGTCGTATCGAAGCTCTCATTGGGCTCGTCATTGCCGTCAAAATGATGGGTCTCCTGGCTGGTTACGGTCTTGCCTGGGGTTGCCTCAAACTTGATTCAGAAAATTTACAATTCATTGTAACGTATCAAGAAGAGATCGGCGCATGGTGGCTCGGATGGCCCATACTCGCTTTCCTTCTCATCCTTCCtggaattttcatgtcatGGCTACCAAGAAGACTTCCATCAGAG GTGGTTGAACAAGCCGCAGCCTCAATTCTTGATCTCGCGGGCCGTGCAAGTCCGCAGAGCAGCATTGAAACGagtgaatttcaaaaagttggtGAAACCGGTTATTGTCCTTCGCTTTTCCGATTGTTCAGCAACAGAATTCTCATCTGCAGCGTTGTGGCGGCGATTTTTTGCTGCACTGCGTTAATTAATTTTGCGgccaatgaaaatataattcttGAGTCACGCTACCACGTCCCAAGACCAACTGGGATGTTACTGGGTTTCGGGGACCCATTGCGGTCGAGAATAATTACAG ATCTACTCAAGCCAATCATCATTGGATTGGTAATAATCATTTCAGGAATTGTGATTTCAAAGGTGCGACCTCGTGCAAGAACGTTAACGATTTACAACATCGTCACTTGTATCCTGGCAGCTACGATAATATTTTCACTGGTTTATGCAACCTGCGAGAAACCATCATTTCCTGAAGAACGCAGAGGATC tatttttttgctACAATACTGTAACCAATATTGTGGTTGCTCGAAGGATGCCGACTTTAGACCGATATGCAATACCAAATCGACCATCACTTATTACAGTCCGTGTCATGCCGGTTGTAAGACCGTACAGATCGTGGACAATGTTAAGGTTTACGGTGGTTGCAGTTGCGTCGAAGAATCGATTGCTAAAGAAGGTCCATGTGGGACGAATGCTTGTCAGATCGGTTGGTTGGTGTTCGAG ATTGCAACTACGATTGCTTATTGTCTCGTAGCTTCGAGCATCgttggaaatttattgataGTTCTGAGGTCTGTTTATACCCAAGACAAAGCTTTGGCGATCGGCTTCTGGATGACTTTTGTCTCTTTCTTCGTTTACGTACCTGGCAAGTTGGCTTATCAGAAAATTGCAAGCATGACCTGCAAACATTGGGGCAGAGGCTCTGTGTGTCATCTTCACGAAGACGACAACCTTGGGAATTACGTGTGTTACCTTACCTCGTTCCTCCTCGTCCTCGCTGCTGCGTTCCAAATCGTTTTGTGGTGTTTTTGTCGGAAGCTAAGACTATACGGAAATTCGATTTCGGAATTGCCACGAGAAACCGAATTGGGACCAGTTGAAAGAAACCAAGCGGTTCCATTGCTGGTAGAAAACGCTGTTGCACCATCGTTAAATACCAACAACA ATGCCCCAAGCGTCGTTGATCAAGAAATCGTGATTGGGACATCGGTTCTTGATCTTCGGGAACGTCGACTCGACGAGGAGCCTCAGCAGCAGCCCCAACAACTTAAATACGGACCGTTAGGTCCTGGTGATCGCAGAACAAATGGCGCCGTATCGAAATCTCAAAGTCTCGAATCTACAAAGAACAAATTCCGAAATGAGGATACGGACGACGAGCTGGACAGTTCTAGTGACGAAGAGGGAGGAACCAAAGGAAAAATGGCGGGTTCGAGTCCTCAGATTGCTTACAAACCCCTGGAATTGGATTCTGACGTGGAGAGTGACCTCAGTAGTATCGGTCCACGCTCACGCAGACGAGTCGCTAGTAGCGTCTCAGAAGACCTCGACAAAGACTTCCAGGTTAACGGTTCGTCGTCGATCAACAAGCGGCAGTTCCCAAATCCTGATGATTACGAAAGTCCTGCTCGGAGAAGACCTTCCCCTTTCGGTAGAGGAGCAAATcaacaaaatggaaaaagtctcGATGACCTCGAAGCGACGAACACCCAAGGAGGTTTCTCGAGAACAAATAGTTTTGAGTTTGCCAAAAATAAAGCCAACAAAAACGAATCGTTGAGAAGTCACACCGGGGACTTCAACGAAGTTGGTATTCCGGTGATGACACCCCTCGTCGCTGCTTCCATCTTGACCACTTCGGCTTCCCCGGGAGCGGCACTCGCCCACCAAGAAGTTAAAGTCCTTTTGCCCAGGCATCAGAAACAGGCGAGCCAAGAGAGGCTGGAGACCATACGCTCGTTGCTCGAATCAGTCGATGAGACACGCAGGCATCATTTGGAGAATGACACTTTGCgggaagaagaaaatgaaaattatcctGATGTCCCTCCGCCAATCAGAGGGCGGCCTCCTTCCCGTGATCAGGCCTCATCCGGGTTCGGTAGTTCAACGGATTTGGGAGAAAAATCAGAAATTTTCTTGCCCATGCCGGACCGCGTTCTGGGCAAACCAACTCCTGATACTTCTAGAACGCATTCTCCAAGACGTGGCCCTCCGAAGGGAGGCCCGCTTTCCACTGCCTTGTAA